In one window of Paraflavitalea soli DNA:
- a CDS encoding sensor histidine kinase has product MRKRLILLFVIFVALYFLLHIAYDLPNLVNGHSRFLGMPASMGDLIGRLLEIVLYFLFALVPYLLFYHFYPRRVAPAIVLTVIALPIIFYLCYKTGRDVRLKSYFLNNIFYAFLYTVYGLVFYFIRYAQHKELEQKDMVIQNRQSELSFLRSQINPHFLFNSLHNIYSLMYQNAAGAQDAILSLSDLLRYMLYDASERVPLQKEIDYIARYIELQKIRFDHAIHAPLRVTGDTAALPIVPLLLIPFVENAFKHGDFSGMEEGVEITIHAGPRSIYFHCVNRKGHGLKDAAGGIGLQNVQRRLALLYADKHTLKIDDTDNHFTINLELING; this is encoded by the coding sequence ATGCGAAAGAGATTGATCCTGTTGTTCGTCATTTTTGTGGCTTTGTATTTCCTGTTGCACATCGCATATGACCTGCCCAACCTGGTAAACGGACATTCCCGGTTTTTGGGAATGCCGGCCAGTATGGGTGATCTCATCGGGCGGCTTTTGGAAATCGTTCTCTATTTTCTCTTTGCCCTGGTGCCCTATCTTCTGTTCTACCATTTTTATCCCCGGCGGGTGGCGCCGGCGATCGTATTGACGGTGATCGCGCTGCCCATTATTTTTTACTTGTGTTACAAAACGGGCAGAGATGTGCGGCTGAAAAGTTATTTTCTCAATAATATATTCTATGCTTTTTTGTACACGGTGTACGGCCTGGTATTTTACTTTATCCGCTATGCCCAGCATAAAGAACTGGAGCAAAAGGATATGGTGATCCAAAACAGGCAATCTGAATTGTCTTTCCTGCGTTCGCAGATCAACCCGCATTTCCTGTTCAACAGCCTGCACAATATTTACTCGCTCATGTACCAGAATGCGGCCGGTGCGCAGGATGCCATCCTCAGTCTTTCGGACCTGCTGCGGTATATGTTGTATGATGCCAGTGAAAGGGTGCCGCTGCAAAAAGAGATCGACTATATTGCGCGGTACATTGAGCTGCAAAAGATACGGTTTGACCATGCTATTCATGCTCCCCTACGTGTAACGGGTGATACGGCGGCCTTACCGATTGTTCCCTTACTGCTGATCCCGTTTGTAGAGAATGCTTTTAAGCACGGTGACTTTTCGGGCATGGAGGAAGGCGTAGAAATTACTATTCATGCAGGGCCCCGGAGTATTTATTTTCATTGTGTGAACCGCAAGGGGCATGGATTGAAGGATGCTGCGGGTGGTATCGGGCTGCAGAATGTGCAGCGGAGGCTGGCGCTGTTGTATGCGGATAAACATACGTTGAAAATAGACGATACAGATAATCATTTCACTATTAACCTGGAACTGATCAATGGGTAA
- a CDS encoding ArsR/SmtB family transcription factor, with protein sequence MRRDVFQAIADPTRRQIIGLLSQKTLTLNGVAENFEVSRPAISKHIKILTECGLIVIRQQGRERFCEANLGKLKEVSDWAEQYRLFWSKKLDALESFLATEVQTRKNQH encoded by the coding sequence ATGAGACGTGATGTTTTCCAGGCAATAGCAGACCCCACCCGCCGGCAAATTATTGGGTTACTTTCTCAAAAGACATTGACACTAAATGGTGTAGCGGAGAACTTTGAAGTGAGCAGGCCCGCTATTTCCAAGCATATCAAAATACTTACGGAATGTGGCCTGATCGTGATCCGCCAGCAGGGACGGGAACGGTTTTGCGAAGCCAACCTGGGCAAACTGAAGGAAGTAAGTGACTGGGCGGAGCAATACCGTTTATTCTGGTCCAAAAAGCTGGATGCGCTGGAGAGTTTCCTGGCCACCGAAGTGCAGACCAGGAAGAACCAACATTAG
- a CDS encoding ABC transporter permease, producing MFSYFIKTTLRNLWRNKTYSTLNILGLAIGIACAGLIFLWMEDEVNYDQVNVKKDRIYRLLENQTYDGKVRTFWSTPGPLAEAIKAEIPGIDNTCRVSGSKPTLFSLGDKAIYERGGYADQSIFSLFTWQFVQGNAKEAFNQLYSVVISEKMAEQFFGKSVNAIGKTIRFDNKQDYVVSGVVKDLPANSTLQMDWIAPFEIFFKENTERLTAWGNNSLSTYVELSPQADIAKVNQLLAGSIKKRLPETSTTPFLFSMNDWRLRDQYEDGRQAGGRIQFVRMFTIIAWIILFIACINFMNLSTARSEKRAREVGVRKVLGAGKRRLIIRFIGESILMALLAVIIGLIIIAMALPAFNVLVEKQLTPGLDNPLHLGALLIIALLCGLVAGSYPALYLSSFNPVFVFKGIRIKGGSASFIRKGLVVTQFTVSIVLIISTIIIYQQVQHVKNRDIGYDRNNLLALDVRGNMAKNFSVIKDDLVKTGAVENAALNSYNVMDIGNNSSNFTWQGKDPNASILVSARGVSPEFIATTGMKIAEGRDFQSNAIGDSANILITETFAKMLGEGSAVGKTVTFLSSGDAMHVVGVVKDFIYGDMYAKSDPVMFFLNNDIARTLYIRLRSNSNVEASVAKIGTVMKKDNPGYPFEYKFVDDQFNDRFKSEALIGKLSRVFAVLAIIISCLGLFGLAAYTAERRTREIGIRKVLGASVTGITHLLSKEFLQLVLLSALISFPLAWWAMDQWLQSYSYRVSIQWWVFLVAGGLAMLIALMTISLQSIKAALMNPVKSLRSE from the coding sequence ATGTTCAGTTATTTCATTAAGACCACCCTGCGCAATCTCTGGAGAAATAAGACCTATAGTACCTTGAATATCCTTGGCCTGGCCATCGGTATAGCCTGCGCAGGCCTCATCTTTTTGTGGATGGAAGATGAGGTGAACTATGACCAGGTAAACGTAAAGAAGGACAGGATATATCGCCTGCTGGAAAACCAGACCTACGATGGCAAAGTGCGTACCTTTTGGTCCACACCCGGGCCCCTGGCAGAAGCCATAAAAGCCGAGATCCCCGGCATAGACAATACCTGCCGCGTCAGCGGTAGCAAACCAACCCTGTTTTCACTGGGAGATAAAGCCATCTATGAAAGAGGTGGCTATGCCGATCAATCCATTTTCAGCCTCTTCACCTGGCAGTTTGTGCAAGGCAACGCAAAAGAAGCATTTAACCAGCTCTATTCAGTGGTGATCTCCGAAAAAATGGCTGAACAGTTCTTTGGCAAGTCCGTCAATGCTATTGGCAAAACCATCAGGTTCGACAACAAGCAGGATTATGTGGTCTCCGGTGTAGTCAAGGACCTGCCTGCCAATTCAACCCTGCAAATGGATTGGATCGCACCTTTTGAAATATTCTTTAAAGAAAATACAGAAAGGCTTACCGCCTGGGGCAATAATAGCCTGTCCACCTATGTTGAGCTGTCGCCTCAGGCCGATATAGCGAAAGTCAACCAGCTACTGGCCGGCTCCATCAAAAAAAGACTCCCGGAAACCTCCACCACACCATTCTTATTCAGCATGAACGATTGGCGCCTGCGCGATCAATATGAAGATGGCAGGCAGGCGGGCGGCAGGATCCAGTTTGTACGCATGTTCACCATCATTGCCTGGATCATCTTATTTATTGCCTGTATCAATTTCATGAACCTGTCTACCGCACGCAGTGAAAAACGCGCCCGCGAAGTAGGGGTACGTAAAGTATTAGGTGCCGGCAAACGCCGGTTGATCATCCGGTTCATTGGCGAATCCATATTGATGGCCCTGCTGGCGGTGATCATTGGCCTCATCATCATTGCCATGGCCCTGCCGGCATTCAATGTGCTCGTAGAAAAACAACTCACCCCGGGTCTTGATAATCCGCTTCACCTGGGCGCCTTACTCATCATAGCTTTATTATGCGGATTGGTAGCTGGCAGCTATCCTGCCTTATACCTTTCTTCCTTCAATCCTGTATTTGTGTTTAAAGGCATCCGGATAAAAGGTGGCAGCGCCTCCTTCATCAGAAAAGGATTGGTGGTAACACAGTTTACCGTTTCCATTGTACTCATCATCAGCACCATCATCATTTACCAGCAGGTGCAGCATGTAAAGAACAGGGATATCGGATACGACCGCAACAACCTCCTTGCATTAGACGTTCGGGGCAACATGGCGAAGAACTTTAGTGTGATCAAAGATGACCTGGTAAAAACAGGCGCCGTTGAAAATGCTGCCTTAAACAGCTACAACGTCATGGATATTGGCAACAACTCTTCCAACTTTACCTGGCAGGGAAAAGACCCCAACGCCAGCATTCTCGTTTCAGCCAGAGGCGTGAGCCCGGAATTCATAGCTACTACAGGTATGAAGATCGCGGAAGGCAGGGATTTTCAAAGCAATGCCATTGGTGATAGTGCCAATATTCTGATCACTGAAACCTTTGCCAAAATGCTGGGCGAAGGATCAGCCGTTGGAAAGACCGTTACGTTTCTTTCCAGTGGAGATGCCATGCATGTGGTAGGTGTGGTGAAAGATTTCATCTATGGCGATATGTATGCCAAAAGCGACCCTGTCATGTTTTTCCTGAATAACGATATCGCCAGGACCCTGTATATCCGTTTGCGTAGCAACTCCAATGTAGAAGCCAGCGTGGCAAAAATTGGAACGGTGATGAAAAAAGACAATCCCGGTTATCCTTTTGAATACAAGTTTGTTGATGACCAGTTTAACGACCGGTTCAAAAGTGAAGCATTGATCGGAAAATTGTCAAGGGTATTTGCTGTATTGGCCATCATCATCTCCTGCCTCGGTCTATTTGGACTGGCCGCTTATACGGCCGAACGCAGGACCAGGGAGATCGGTATCCGGAAAGTACTGGGTGCCAGCGTAACCGGTATTACACATTTATTATCCAAAGAGTTTTTACAATTGGTACTCCTCTCAGCCCTTATTTCATTCCCACTTGCCTGGTGGGCCATGGACCAATGGCTGCAAAGTTATTCTTACCGTGTTTCCATACAGTGGTGGGTGTTTCTCGTAGCAGGAGGCCTCGCCATGCTGATAGCCTTAATGACCATCAGCCTCCAATCTATCAAGGCTGCCCTGATGAACCCTGTTAAAAGTTTAAGAAGTGAATAA
- a CDS encoding M23 family metallopeptidase, whose protein sequence is MNNPATRGQRPMPITMDIPVRPKEQATVPKKTRPPHTSISARPWLRWWPLFLLIVVGIVIYALYYSPRSAFRDPLALSFRLSGNFGELRNNHFHMGLDVRTDGEENLPVYAVADGYVSRIIIEEYALGKAIFITHPNGYTTVYAHLNRFYEPLEAAVEAQQQAGQKREQDISFAAGRFPVTKGQEIALSGNTGGSEAPHLHFELRDTRTGNNLNPLLYGFEMADDQPPVLKSLYWYNRQYSTYRSPGNSISLQWTGGAWHATRKVIKVRSPRISLGIRAEDKSNDSRFQFAIYRTELRLDDKLIHESTLDNFSYTDSRYINACVDYPKWMRTGLYVQHLGVLPGNHLPAWKGSGLLDLSDGRVHRINIRLFDVSNNITTFENEVQYSGAVETPQPLLPGTKVLLPGIENTVTGNNCKVYFSKTAFYDTVFFNLKEQSNTGSYKASPLVSLHNASIPVHDNYRISLKALPFVTERLRKRVVMQLNNGKKKSASKGTWKDNWLTASFNTLGTVQLLLDTIPPTIRLVNWQSGQSFTTDDIELKLLCSDETDGVTSFRAELDGQWLLFDRKGNDFTLAIPGKCRPGKHQLAVAITDVAGNTTQQTFSFVKL, encoded by the coding sequence ATGAACAATCCTGCTACCAGGGGTCAACGGCCCATGCCCATCACTATGGATATACCTGTACGGCCCAAAGAACAGGCAACTGTACCAAAGAAAACCAGGCCCCCACATACCAGCATTTCGGCGCGTCCATGGCTCAGGTGGTGGCCCTTGTTCTTATTGATAGTTGTTGGTATAGTTATTTATGCGTTGTACTATTCACCCCGGTCTGCGTTCAGGGATCCCCTGGCCCTTTCCTTCCGGTTGTCCGGCAACTTCGGCGAGCTGCGCAACAACCATTTCCACATGGGGCTCGATGTACGTACCGACGGCGAGGAAAACCTGCCCGTATATGCCGTGGCAGATGGCTATGTGAGCCGCATCATCATCGAGGAGTATGCATTGGGCAAAGCCATCTTCATCACCCATCCCAACGGGTATACTACCGTATACGCCCATCTGAACCGGTTTTATGAACCATTGGAAGCAGCCGTGGAAGCACAACAGCAGGCAGGCCAAAAACGCGAGCAGGACATTAGTTTTGCCGCTGGCCGTTTCCCGGTGACCAAAGGCCAGGAGATAGCCCTCAGCGGCAATACCGGTGGCTCAGAAGCGCCGCACCTGCACTTTGAGCTAAGGGATACCCGCACCGGCAATAACCTCAACCCGCTCTTATACGGGTTTGAAATGGCCGACGACCAGCCACCTGTACTAAAAAGCCTGTATTGGTATAACCGCCAATACAGTACCTATCGCTCACCAGGCAATAGCATAAGTCTCCAGTGGACCGGAGGAGCCTGGCACGCAACCCGTAAGGTCATCAAAGTGCGGTCACCCCGAATAAGCCTGGGTATCCGCGCCGAAGACAAAAGCAACGACAGCCGTTTTCAGTTTGCCATATACCGCACGGAACTAAGGCTGGATGATAAATTAATACATGAATCCACCCTCGACAATTTCTCTTACACCGACAGCCGCTATATCAATGCCTGCGTGGACTATCCGAAATGGATGCGCACCGGCCTATATGTACAACACCTGGGCGTATTACCGGGCAACCACCTGCCCGCCTGGAAGGGTAGTGGCCTCCTTGATCTATCCGATGGGCGGGTACACCGCATCAACATCCGCCTGTTTGATGTGAGCAACAATATAACCACCTTCGAAAATGAAGTACAATACAGCGGGGCTGTAGAAACGCCACAACCACTTTTACCCGGTACAAAAGTCTTGCTGCCTGGGATAGAGAATACAGTCACCGGCAACAATTGTAAAGTATATTTCAGTAAAACCGCTTTCTATGATACCGTATTTTTCAATTTGAAAGAGCAATCCAATACCGGCTCATACAAAGCTTCTCCACTGGTAAGCCTGCACAATGCATCCATCCCCGTGCACGACAACTACAGGATATCCCTCAAAGCCTTGCCCTTTGTGACCGAGCGACTCCGGAAAAGGGTGGTAATGCAATTGAACAATGGGAAAAAGAAGTCCGCCAGCAAGGGTACCTGGAAAGACAACTGGCTTACCGCCTCTTTCAATACCCTGGGCACTGTACAACTATTGCTCGACACCATACCACCCACTATCCGCCTGGTCAACTGGCAGTCGGGCCAGTCATTTACAACAGATGACATCGAACTGAAATTACTATGCAGTGATGAAACAGATGGAGTAACCAGCTTCCGGGCTGAGCTGGATGGCCAGTGGTTATTGTTCGACAGGAAGGGGAATGATTTCACCCTGGCTATTCCCGGGAAGTGCAGGCCAGGTAAACATCAATTAGCGGTTGCCATCACCGATGTGGCAGGCAACACCACCCAGCAAACTTTTTCTTTTGTAAAGCTATGA
- a CDS encoding DUF4255 domain-containing protein yields the protein MIDNALKFVAAEVNRYVVRKINPKDDPSITKLIVLGNITKAQDNDNAPNPNNPVAGKAVLSLVNIEEDRISKSPQNFVKVNDKVEYRNPKIFLNLYCLFAVAHSSYDTALQQLSLIIQFFQYKNVLNHQNSPAASEPKLDPRIDKLVFDLHSLNFEQVNHLWGTLGGKYLPSVLYKVRLVTIEDDTPQMQADPIMNLAINDYNKNN from the coding sequence ATGATTGATAACGCGTTAAAGTTTGTGGCTGCCGAAGTAAACAGGTATGTTGTAAGAAAGATCAATCCCAAAGATGATCCTTCCATCACCAAACTAATCGTATTAGGCAATATCACCAAAGCCCAGGACAACGACAATGCGCCCAACCCCAATAACCCGGTGGCCGGCAAAGCCGTATTAAGCCTGGTCAATATAGAAGAGGACAGGATATCCAAATCACCGCAGAACTTTGTGAAAGTCAATGACAAAGTGGAATACAGGAATCCAAAGATCTTCCTCAACCTGTATTGTCTCTTTGCAGTAGCACATTCTTCCTACGACACCGCCTTGCAGCAACTGTCACTCATCATACAGTTCTTTCAATACAAGAATGTATTGAACCACCAGAACAGTCCCGCTGCTTCAGAACCAAAACTCGATCCACGTATTGATAAGCTTGTCTTTGATCTGCACTCACTCAACTTCGAGCAGGTGAATCACTTATGGGGTACCCTGGGAGGTAAATACCTGCCTTCCGTATTGTATAAAGTACGCCTGGTGACCATTGAAGACGATACACCGCAAATGCAGGCTGACCCAATTATGAATCTTGCTATCAACGACTACAATAAGAACAATTGA
- a CDS encoding alpha/beta hydrolase family protein, with amino-acid sequence MIAYIKKPFVLVIAIYCSGILMAQTSDDQFRMPLKTVLTEIEQRYGIKMQYGEEMVKDKWVNYARWRYRPDAETTLSNILSPLDMAVNKTGDKRYKLKYFEYHRLTPEEGKARLDYLASHYSNAQQWEQRRDSLKKCMWEALQLSPLPPAPTGKPIIVSKRSMDGYSIENIAFEVLPGLYIAGSLYRPLKVKSKIPIVLCPDGHWAQHRYRADCQLRCATLARMGCMAISYDLFAWGESLLQFKSEDHRRALAMTVQALGTIRILDYLLTLKEADSSRVAISGGSGGGSHTMLITALDNRIKLSVPVVMLSSYHSGGCPCESGMPIHLCGGGTANPEIAAMAAPRPQLVISDGKDWTDQVPQTEFPYLQKMYGYYGKTDQVENVHLPEEGHDFGVNKRQLLYLFIAKHFKLDIASQLDAAGKVDESKVTIEPETALLVFGPKGEHLPANAIKGFEQLKAMFIHQFQDCSSKPDKRCNKNEQLRRLPDN; translated from the coding sequence ATGATTGCCTACATAAAGAAGCCATTTGTCCTTGTTATCGCTATTTACTGCTCGGGCATACTCATGGCGCAAACTTCCGACGACCAGTTCCGGATGCCACTCAAAACCGTGCTCACCGAAATTGAGCAGCGCTATGGCATCAAAATGCAGTATGGCGAGGAGATGGTCAAAGACAAATGGGTCAACTATGCCCGCTGGCGCTACCGGCCCGATGCAGAAACGACCCTCTCCAATATATTGTCACCGCTGGATATGGCGGTCAACAAAACAGGCGATAAGCGTTACAAGCTGAAGTATTTTGAATACCACCGCCTCACACCCGAAGAAGGCAAAGCCCGGTTGGATTACCTCGCATCTCACTATAGCAATGCTCAACAATGGGAACAGCGCAGGGATTCCCTTAAAAAATGCATGTGGGAGGCATTGCAATTGTCTCCATTGCCGCCGGCGCCCACCGGCAAACCTATTATAGTCAGCAAGCGTTCGATGGATGGCTACAGCATCGAGAACATTGCTTTTGAAGTTTTGCCCGGCCTCTATATTGCTGGTTCCCTATACCGCCCGCTGAAAGTGAAAAGTAAAATACCCATCGTGCTTTGTCCCGATGGACATTGGGCGCAACACCGGTATAGGGCCGATTGCCAGCTTCGCTGCGCCACCCTGGCGCGTATGGGATGCATGGCCATCAGTTATGACCTCTTTGCCTGGGGCGAATCTCTATTACAATTCAAATCAGAAGATCACCGTCGGGCCCTCGCCATGACCGTACAGGCATTGGGCACCATCCGTATACTGGATTACCTGCTCACCTTAAAAGAGGCCGACAGCAGCCGCGTAGCCATTTCAGGCGGCTCGGGTGGCGGCAGCCATACCATGCTCATCACCGCACTGGACAACCGCATCAAATTGAGTGTGCCTGTAGTGATGCTGTCTTCCTACCATAGTGGTGGATGCCCTTGTGAAAGCGGCATGCCCATCCACCTTTGCGGTGGCGGCACTGCCAATCCCGAAATAGCAGCCATGGCAGCGCCCCGGCCACAACTCGTGATCTCCGATGGAAAAGACTGGACAGACCAGGTGCCACAAACAGAGTTTCCTTACCTGCAGAAAATGTATGGCTATTACGGGAAGACAGACCAGGTAGAAAATGTACACCTGCCGGAAGAAGGCCATGATTTTGGCGTTAACAAGCGCCAGCTCCTGTATCTTTTTATCGCCAAACATTTTAAGCTCGACATAGCATCCCAGTTAGATGCCGCCGGGAAGGTAGACGAAAGCAAAGTGACCATTGAACCCGAAACCGCCCTATTGGTATTTGGCCCCAAAGGAGAGCACCTGCCCGCCAATGCAATAAAGGGATTTGAGCAATTGAAAGCAATGTTTATTCATCAATTCCAGGATTGCTCCTCAAAACCGGACAAGCGCTGTAACAAAAACGAACAGCTTCGTCGACTACCAGACAACTAA
- a CDS encoding helix-turn-helix domain-containing protein, with protein MTAKKIKLKQVDIQRIKAVKDILSHKQLPHTTIQHLAYEAGMNRTKLQYGFKKLFGVSIYTYQVQMRMEKARKLLEDTDRPIKQIAALAGYNTISSFSAAFKKAFNISPSQWRNKHQ; from the coding sequence ATGACCGCAAAAAAAATCAAGCTGAAGCAGGTAGATATTCAACGCATAAAAGCGGTGAAAGATATTCTTAGCCATAAGCAGTTGCCACATACTACGATTCAACACTTAGCCTATGAAGCAGGGATGAACCGGACCAAGCTCCAATACGGTTTTAAGAAGCTATTTGGCGTAAGCATCTATACCTACCAGGTACAAATGCGCATGGAAAAAGCCAGAAAGCTATTAGAAGATACGGATAGACCGATCAAGCAGATTGCCGCACTGGCAGGTTATAATACGATCAGCAGTTTTAGCGCTGCTTTTAAAAAAGCTTTCAATATATCACCTTCCCAATGGAGGAATAAGCATCAATAG
- a CDS encoding SRPBCC family protein, giving the protein MESSSRYGTITKGPEGYSVRIERLFAYPMEQVWQAITDPTKVAIWLAEVTMELEEGAPMRLHFTNTNCDCRGEVTRIKQPSLLEYTWQLEQEPPSLVRWELFPVGNMACRLVLTHQQLTGDVSSFAAGWHVHLDILEELLNDKVDSFYWTWQMWKPKYEEYKERFKP; this is encoded by the coding sequence ATGGAATCATCTTCCCGTTACGGTACAATTACGAAGGGTCCTGAAGGCTACAGCGTACGTATAGAACGGCTGTTTGCCTACCCGATGGAACAAGTATGGCAAGCCATTACAGACCCCACCAAAGTGGCCATATGGCTGGCTGAGGTGACTATGGAATTAGAAGAAGGCGCGCCTATGCGGCTGCATTTTACCAATACCAATTGCGACTGCCGGGGAGAGGTGACCCGGATAAAACAACCCTCCTTGCTGGAGTATACCTGGCAGTTGGAGCAGGAACCGCCATCATTGGTACGCTGGGAATTATTCCCGGTGGGCAATATGGCCTGCCGCCTGGTATTGACGCACCAGCAATTGACAGGCGATGTCTCCAGTTTTGCTGCCGGCTGGCATGTACACCTGGATATCCTGGAAGAGCTGCTCAATGATAAAGTGGACAGCTTTTACTGGACCTGGCAAATGTGGAAACCGAAGTACGAGGAATACAAAGAGCGTTTTAAGCCGTAA
- a CDS encoding LytR/AlgR family response regulator transcription factor: MGNTSPLRCVIVDDEPLAVGLLVQYVEKTPGLTVVFKTTHVLEALQVIEQGEADLLFLDIHMPELSGMQFMKLIGNRCKVILTTAYTAYALEGYEHDVVDYLLKPFSFDRYMMAVIKAKERLEARQPAVAKEAPDHIFIRAEYRIQKVDLDAIYYIEALRDYIGFHTPGGKILSLESMKKMEATLPAEKFIRIHKSYIINRNKIEFLDRGKVVINGQYLPVGETYREKFMAQIGII; this comes from the coding sequence ATGGGTAATACTTCACCGTTGCGTTGCGTAATTGTTGATGATGAGCCACTGGCTGTTGGCCTGTTGGTGCAATACGTGGAAAAAACGCCGGGGCTTACGGTCGTATTCAAGACCACGCATGTATTGGAAGCCTTGCAGGTCATCGAACAGGGAGAGGCTGACCTGCTGTTCCTGGATATTCATATGCCTGAGTTGAGCGGCATGCAGTTTATGAAGCTGATCGGCAACCGCTGTAAGGTGATCCTTACCACGGCCTATACGGCCTATGCGCTGGAAGGCTATGAGCATGATGTGGTGGATTACCTGCTGAAGCCCTTTTCCTTTGACCGCTATATGATGGCGGTGATCAAAGCCAAAGAGCGGCTGGAGGCCAGGCAGCCGGCCGTGGCGAAGGAGGCGCCGGACCATATTTTTATCAGGGCGGAATACCGCATACAGAAGGTGGACCTGGATGCTATTTACTATATAGAGGCTTTGCGCGATTATATTGGCTTCCACACGCCCGGAGGAAAGATTTTGTCGCTGGAAAGCATGAAAAAGATGGAAGCCACGCTGCCTGCAGAAAAATTTATCCGCATTCATAAGTCTTACATTATCAACCGCAACAAAATTGAGTTCCTGGACCGTGGTAAGGTGGTGATCAATGGGCAGTATCTGCCGGTGGGTGAAACCTACCGGGAGAAGTTTATGGCTCAAATCGGGATAATATAA